One Dryobates pubescens isolate bDryPub1 chromosome 33, bDryPub1.pri, whole genome shotgun sequence DNA window includes the following coding sequences:
- the LOC128898821 gene encoding keratin-associated protein 10-8-like, translated as MRCCALHTAAPHALLRPALRRPMRCCAPHAAVPHVLLPTTHCCAPRATVPHVLLPTTCCCAPHAAVPHALLPTTCCCVPHYCTPHAAAPHALLCTEHCCAPHAAAPHTAVYHTLLRPTRCCALHTAAPHALLRPALRRPMRCCAPRATVPHVLLPTTHCCAPRAAVPHNAVPHVLLCPMCCCPPHAAVPHALLCPMPLRPMLLRPTRCCALHCCAPRTAAYHTAAHHALLRPTLL; from the coding sequence ATGCGCTGCTGTGCACTGCACACTGCTGCGCCCCACGCGCTGCTGCGCCCCGCGCTGCGACGCCCCATGCGCTGCTGTGCCCCACACGCTGCTGTGCCCCatgtgctgctgcccaccacgCACTGCTGTGCCCCACGTGCTACTGTGCCCCAcgtgctgctgcccaccacatgctgctgtgccccacaTGCTGCTGTGCCCCATGCGCTGCTGCCCACCACGTGCTGCTGTGTACCACACTACTGCACCCCACATGCTGCTGCGCCCCACGCGCTGCTGTGCACTGAACACTGCTGCGCCCCACACGCTGCTGCGCCCCACACTGCTGTGTACCACACGCTGCTGCGACCCACGCGCTGCTGTGCGCTGCACACTGCTGCGCCCCACGCGCTGCTGCGCCCCGCGCTGCGACGCCCCATGCGCTGCTGTGCCCCACGTGCTACTGTGCCCCatgtgctgctgcccaccacgCACTGCTGTGCCCCACGCGCTGCTGTGCCCCACAATGCTGTGCCCCACGTGCTACTGTGCCCCatgtgctgctgcccaccacatGCTGCTGTGCCCCACGCGCTGCTGTGCCCCATGCCGCTGCGTCCCATGCTGCTGCGCCCCACGCGCTGCTGTGCACTACACTGCTGTGCCCCACGCACTGCTGCGTACCACACTGCCGCACACCACGCACTGCTGCGCCCCACACTGCTGTGA